One Nitrospirota bacterium genomic window carries:
- a CDS encoding cobalamin-dependent protein (Presence of a B(12) (cobalamin)-binding domain implies dependence on cobalamin itself, in one of its several forms, or in some unusual lineages, dependence on a cobalamin-like analog.), giving the protein MRILLVKPKAALNTINRLRSFIFLEPLELGYLAAAVPEGHTTRVLDLRLTEKPDQVFRKELTDFKPDILGISGYTHEVSKVLDLAKVVRNVLNKALVVVGGHHATVLPDDYNKDYIDAIVRGEGCAPFRTIVEHAAAGKDFHGIQNVMVPGEKLEYAGASKMPAFPDPSDIPLPRRDLWDMDKYRSIWVKEGHTNWETIFPPVALVRTSYGCVMTCTFCVVPTLYGKRHMTRPPEKVAEEIENINADHIYFCDDETFMNTTHIRKVAEAIEARGIKKRYFAWARSTTVNNKPELFRLWRRIGLDGVFLGFEATSDQELKDLSKRATVSDNERAHKLLREMGIAVHAGFMVNPAFSEQDFDRLQNYVRGMPPAQVTFTVFTPSPGSPAWFEEKDKFVGNPFSLHDCMHPLSQTTMPLRQFYKHFSSLVSEGGNKNPLRSTGNRIPLLDIVRVLYASYAYSRCLRKAYRDYPRELW; this is encoded by the coding sequence ATGAGAATATTACTGGTCAAACCTAAAGCCGCATTAAATACGATTAACAGACTGAGGTCATTCATATTTCTTGAGCCGTTAGAACTTGGATACCTCGCGGCGGCAGTGCCTGAAGGACACACTACACGCGTTCTGGATCTGCGGCTGACTGAAAAACCGGATCAAGTCTTCAGGAAAGAGTTGACGGATTTCAAGCCGGATATCTTAGGGATATCCGGCTATACCCATGAGGTGTCAAAGGTATTAGACCTTGCAAAGGTTGTGCGCAATGTATTAAACAAGGCGCTGGTCGTTGTGGGGGGACATCATGCAACGGTATTACCCGATGATTATAACAAAGATTATATTGATGCCATCGTCCGAGGAGAGGGGTGCGCACCATTTCGTACCATAGTTGAACATGCCGCTGCAGGCAAAGATTTTCATGGCATTCAGAACGTGATGGTGCCGGGAGAGAAATTAGAGTATGCAGGGGCTTCAAAGATGCCGGCATTTCCTGACCCTTCAGACATACCCCTCCCTCGCCGGGATCTCTGGGACATGGACAAATACAGGTCTATATGGGTAAAGGAAGGCCACACTAACTGGGAAACGATATTTCCTCCTGTTGCACTTGTCCGAACGTCCTATGGATGTGTCATGACCTGCACCTTCTGTGTGGTCCCAACCCTGTACGGAAAACGCCACATGACAAGGCCTCCTGAAAAGGTGGCTGAAGAGATAGAAAATATCAACGCAGACCATATTTATTTCTGTGATGATGAGACCTTCATGAATACAACTCACATCCGTAAGGTGGCAGAGGCTATTGAGGCGCGCGGCATAAAAAAGCGTTATTTCGCCTGGGCCCGTTCAACGACTGTTAATAATAAACCGGAACTGTTCCGGCTGTGGCGGCGAATCGGCCTGGACGGGGTATTCCTCGGTTTCGAGGCTACGTCGGATCAGGAGCTCAAAGACCTGTCAAAGCGCGCCACTGTGTCTGATAATGAACGAGCGCATAAGTTGCTGAGGGAAATGGGTATTGCTGTCCATGCCGGATTCATGGTGAATCCTGCATTTTCAGAACAGGATTTTGATCGCCTTCAAAACTATGTCAGGGGTATGCCGCCGGCCCAGGTTACCTTTACCGTGTTTACTCCTTCACCTGGAAGCCCTGCATGGTTTGAAGAAAAAGACAAGTTCGTGGGAAATCCCTTCTCATTACACGATTGCATGCATCCGTTAAGCCAGACAACGATGCCCCTGCGCCAGTTCTACAAACACTTTTCCAGTCTGGTTTCAGAAGGGGGAAATAAAAATCCACTTCGTTCGACTGGAAATAGAATACCTCTTCTGGACATAGTCCGCGTACTTTATGCCTCATATGCATATTCGAGATGCTTACGTAAGGCATATCGCGATTATCCGAGGGAACTCTGGTAG
- a CDS encoding undecaprenyl-diphosphate phosphatase — translation MFQAIILGLIQGLTEFLPVSSTAHLILAPWILGWDDPGLAFDVVLHLGTLTGIIAFFWKDFYNILLGMMSGIVFRKSYSGTDGRLGWYIIIGTIPAGVAGLLYKDKIETVLRNPRVIGISLILFGLILLWAEVVGRKKRRMDHLNIVDAIVIGCAQAIALIPGVSRSGITITAGLFRNLERAAAARFAFLLSTPIIMAGGLLSSMDVYKEGLPQEMYMTFAAGFAASAISGFLAIKYMLVFLSRQKVNIFVYYRIVLGILILLIL, via the coding sequence ATGTTTCAAGCCATTATACTTGGATTAATTCAGGGGCTTACGGAGTTCCTTCCTGTCAGCAGTACTGCCCACCTTATATTAGCACCCTGGATTCTTGGTTGGGATGATCCCGGACTTGCATTTGATGTTGTGCTGCACCTTGGGACCCTGACGGGCATAATTGCATTCTTCTGGAAGGATTTCTACAATATATTACTGGGGATGATGTCCGGTATTGTATTTAGGAAGTCGTATTCCGGAACAGATGGCAGGTTAGGGTGGTATATTATCATAGGCACCATCCCGGCAGGAGTGGCAGGCCTTTTATACAAGGACAAGATAGAGACGGTTTTAAGAAATCCCCGTGTTATCGGCATCTCTCTTATCCTGTTCGGTTTAATACTCTTGTGGGCAGAGGTGGTCGGAAGGAAGAAGCGGAGGATGGATCATCTGAATATCGTTGATGCCATTGTTATAGGTTGCGCTCAGGCCATAGCGCTGATTCCGGGAGTATCCCGTTCAGGCATAACTATAACAGCAGGACTTTTCAGAAACCTGGAAAGGGCAGCTGCAGCGAGGTTTGCCTTTTTGCTGAGTACACCCATTATTATGGCAGGCGGCTTGCTGAGTTCTATGGATGTATATAAGGAAGGGTTACCGCAGGAGATGTACATGACGTTCGCAGCAGGATTTGCTGCCTCTGCCATATCTGGTTTTCTGGCTATAAAATATATGCTTGTGTTTCTGAGCAGGCAGAAGGTGAATATATTCGTTTATTACAGGATTGTCCTGGGCATACTGATATTATTAATCCTGTAA
- a CDS encoding radical SAM protein, with translation MKILIVSTNREKSPFPVAPVGALCVCSAAERAGHQVDFLDMMFVKDPVSSLKDLIKSCDYKAIGFSIRNLDDCISSTRKSYFTIAREMVECALKQTDAPVILGGSGFSIMPDGWLKRLKVHYGVVGDGEIAFVSLLNAIESNESTSGIAGVLTNNDNHNDAMRKMMPSSVSDLDGIYSASHDKCSYMQYLRRGGFVSVQTKRGCAFKCIYCVYPVLEGTAYRLRSPENIANEIAAMSRVKTATNFYFTDSVFNTPREHALSICKELAKRKLSIKWMAYCNPVGFDSELARAMTEAGCVGIEFGLDVATGKMLKKMGKPFTQPDIRNSLKSASDAGLPFALHLLFGGPGECIDDIRETQSFIDSCAAPNAVFALMGIRIYENTPIEKTALAEGVITEQTDLFDPAFYISRELGKNPMTVLDEIARERHTWSTPTDWSKISLRIIQKFINRAGDHPQWRNIENYGKFLRR, from the coding sequence TTGAAGATCCTTATTGTATCAACAAACCGTGAAAAGTCCCCCTTCCCTGTAGCGCCTGTAGGCGCACTCTGCGTCTGCTCTGCAGCAGAACGGGCAGGCCATCAAGTTGACTTTCTCGACATGATGTTTGTCAAAGATCCTGTCAGCTCGCTTAAAGATCTAATAAAGTCCTGTGATTACAAAGCCATTGGTTTCAGCATCCGCAACCTGGACGATTGCATTTCCTCAACCCGGAAGAGTTATTTTACGATTGCAAGAGAGATGGTGGAGTGTGCACTGAAACAGACGGATGCACCTGTAATACTTGGCGGTAGCGGTTTCTCTATCATGCCTGACGGCTGGTTAAAAAGACTAAAGGTTCACTACGGAGTTGTGGGTGATGGAGAGATTGCCTTTGTCAGTCTTTTAAATGCCATTGAATCTAATGAATCAACATCGGGGATTGCCGGCGTCCTGACCAACAATGACAATCATAATGACGCAATGAGGAAGATGATGCCCTCTTCCGTTTCTGACCTGGACGGTATATATTCCGCCAGCCACGACAAATGCTCCTACATGCAATATCTCCGAAGGGGTGGATTTGTCAGCGTACAGACTAAACGGGGCTGTGCATTTAAATGTATTTATTGTGTATATCCAGTTCTTGAAGGGACAGCGTACCGGCTTCGGTCGCCTGAAAATATAGCTAACGAAATTGCGGCCATGTCGCGTGTAAAAACTGCAACAAACTTCTACTTTACAGACAGTGTATTCAACACGCCGAGGGAACATGCCCTTTCTATTTGTAAAGAACTGGCGAAACGGAAGCTATCAATAAAATGGATGGCTTACTGCAATCCGGTCGGCTTTGACTCTGAATTGGCACGTGCAATGACAGAGGCCGGATGCGTGGGTATCGAGTTTGGTCTTGATGTCGCAACCGGTAAGATGCTGAAGAAAATGGGCAAACCCTTTACCCAGCCGGACATCAGAAATAGCCTTAAGTCAGCCTCGGATGCCGGTCTCCCCTTTGCCCTGCACCTCCTCTTCGGCGGCCCGGGGGAGTGTATTGATGATATCCGGGAGACGCAAAGTTTTATAGATTCCTGTGCAGCGCCAAATGCTGTGTTCGCCCTGATGGGTATCAGAATTTATGAAAATACCCCGATAGAAAAAACTGCGTTGGCTGAAGGGGTCATAACTGAACAAACCGACCTCTTCGATCCTGCCTTCTATATATCCCGGGAGCTTGGGAAGAACCCGATGACGGTGCTTGATGAGATTGCAAGAGAGCGCCACACATGGTCAACCCCGACGGACTGGTCCAAAATAAGCCTGCGGATTATACAAAAATTCATTAACCGTGCAGGAGATCATCCGCAGTGGCGGAACATTGAAAACTATGGCAAATTTCTCAGACGGTAA
- a CDS encoding glycosyltransferase family 39 protein: MPQDNRDRKKIYLLLAAVTLLGLLFRIYYLWEVSGYSDFQLPAAGLDAGMYHNLAKQVAAGNLLLGKDVYFFSPLYAYFLGGLYFLFGDSFWVARIANVILGTATIALIYISTYRFFLSNAIALTAALGVAIYGPFLVYNTSGLKTSLNLFLSALLLLLLADLERVKRNVYFLLPGVILGLVFSIRGQIFLFFAGICAWLLLIDSSQAKWYPLSRFSRVIFLVSGFVISIAPFAARNYFVANDFVLTSSVSGIHLYIGNHEGASGRYSGVRGVRSTPVGHFYDARTVAERETGKSLSASQVSSYWKSKALDFIKKNPGAFIGLLWKKTVFLLNTYESPNNLNYQYLVKRSSFLSFFPGYGLLLPLGLCGMFLAFMDYRRLFPLYLFFITNAVAIVLAFINGRYRLPLTIVLFPFAGFFVIKMAAWIRNRRLSYLISGIVLFILFIFIAQEPSVKKKYLNEDIKKTEERVKIVEREKAILDEISSRHDASEEEKSRMLADLAEVKYRQAEFESAIEIAQQSLSLNPSQPLLWHRLAFMYNYLGNDEKAQEARKRAGINPVNDYRLRNLP; encoded by the coding sequence GTGCCCCAGGATAATCGGGACAGGAAAAAAATTTACCTGTTACTTGCCGCCGTAACACTTCTCGGGCTGTTATTTCGCATTTATTATTTGTGGGAGGTATCCGGATATTCCGACTTTCAGTTGCCAGCTGCCGGACTCGATGCAGGCATGTATCACAATCTTGCCAAACAGGTTGCGGCTGGAAACCTGCTGCTGGGAAAAGACGTATATTTCTTTTCTCCCCTCTATGCGTATTTTCTCGGCGGGCTTTATTTCCTGTTCGGGGACAGCTTCTGGGTTGCGAGAATAGCCAATGTCATTTTGGGTACGGCTACCATCGCTCTTATCTACATCTCGACATACCGGTTCTTTCTCTCCAATGCTATAGCTTTAACGGCCGCACTGGGCGTTGCCATCTATGGACCTTTCCTAGTATATAATACAAGCGGGCTCAAGACCTCACTTAATCTTTTTTTGAGCGCCCTGTTACTACTTTTACTGGCAGACCTTGAGCGCGTAAAACGTAATGTCTATTTCCTTCTGCCGGGCGTCATACTTGGTCTTGTATTCAGCATCAGGGGACAGATCTTTCTGTTTTTTGCCGGCATATGCGCGTGGTTGCTGTTGATTGATTCATCTCAGGCTAAATGGTACCCGTTGAGTCGTTTCAGCAGGGTCATTTTTCTTGTATCGGGTTTTGTAATTTCAATCGCACCTTTTGCAGCCAGAAATTATTTTGTGGCAAATGATTTCGTTCTGACGTCAAGCGTAAGCGGGATACATTTATATATCGGTAATCATGAAGGAGCAAGCGGAAGGTACAGCGGGGTCAGGGGCGTGAGAAGCACCCCGGTTGGGCACTTCTATGACGCCAGGACTGTTGCAGAGCGCGAAACCGGTAAATCTCTTTCTGCTTCGCAGGTATCATCCTACTGGAAGTCAAAGGCCCTCGATTTCATAAAGAAAAATCCGGGGGCGTTCATCGGGCTCCTCTGGAAGAAGACCGTTTTTCTTCTGAACACTTATGAAAGTCCAAATAATCTTAACTACCAGTACCTGGTGAAGCGATCGTCATTCCTTTCTTTTTTCCCGGGCTATGGATTACTCCTTCCTCTTGGATTATGCGGAATGTTTTTAGCCTTCATGGATTATCGGAGATTATTTCCCCTGTATCTTTTCTTCATCACAAATGCTGTAGCGATTGTCCTTGCATTTATCAACGGGCGTTACCGGCTGCCCCTGACTATTGTCCTATTCCCCTTTGCAGGATTTTTTGTCATCAAAATGGCAGCGTGGATAAGAAACAGAAGGCTGTCATATTTAATCTCAGGAATAGTTCTGTTTATATTATTTATTTTTATCGCACAGGAACCATCTGTTAAGAAAAAATATCTAAACGAAGATATAAAAAAGACTGAGGAGCGAGTGAAGATTGTAGAGAGGGAAAAAGCGATCCTTGATGAGATATCGTCAAGACATGACGCATCCGAAGAAGAGAAGAGTCGCATGCTGGCAGATTTGGCCGAGGTCAAGTACAGGCAAGCAGAGTTTGAATCAGCAATTGAAATAGCACAACAGTCACTTTCACTGAACCCTTCCCAGCCGCTTTTATGGCACAGGCTTGCTTTTATGTATAACTATCTTGGCAATGATGAGAAGGCACAGGAGGCAAGGAAAAGGGCTGGAATAAATCCGGTTAATGATTACCGTCTGAGAAATTTGCCATAG
- a CDS encoding radical SAM protein, producing MGNKERKKILFIHPLGVNWRPGESDMARIANIMPPIGLCSLAAWVEKHGHEASIHDCYAFPAQDDMIMDSIRREPPEFVGFTATTSSFLDAVRIAEKIKNLNPRITIIFGGVHITALRETLMKDYPVIDYGVVGEGEMPLLSLMEEEYSSLDEIPALMYRKGPEVVFTGYGKRKQLMEMDNLPFPAYGKLKGFPGAYKLPIFNYPKAPNTTIVSSRGCPYKCSYCDRTVFQQSFRYNSADYMFSLVKYLNKDYGVRHINFYDDLFTFHRKRVEEFCNLMTRGGLGVTFNCAARAEHVDLDLLQLMKKAGCWMISLGIETGDPELLKQHRSNSNLDMIREKVALIRKAGIRTKGLFMMGLPGETEESINKSIHYALSLPLNDMNLAKFTPFPGSPLYKDIRSYGSFEENWEMMNCANFVFIPTGFTEDRLEERYREFYRRHFERTHILLDYVTMLWRSPESWMRFMWNLKDFLKIKNSYKGEKRHAGKVE from the coding sequence ATGGGAAATAAAGAAAGAAAGAAAATCCTCTTCATCCATCCTCTGGGCGTAAACTGGAGGCCTGGTGAGTCGGACATGGCCAGGATTGCCAACATCATGCCCCCCATAGGACTTTGCAGTCTTGCTGCATGGGTTGAAAAGCATGGCCACGAGGCGTCCATTCACGACTGCTACGCATTCCCGGCACAGGATGACATGATCATGGACAGCATCAGGCGGGAGCCCCCTGAATTCGTCGGGTTTACAGCAACTACTTCCAGCTTCCTGGACGCGGTACGGATTGCTGAGAAGATAAAGAATCTGAACCCTCGCATCACCATCATCTTCGGCGGGGTTCATATTACTGCCCTCCGTGAGACCCTCATGAAGGACTATCCGGTCATAGACTACGGAGTGGTCGGTGAAGGTGAGATGCCCCTGTTGTCCCTCATGGAAGAGGAGTACAGTTCACTGGACGAAATACCCGCACTTATGTACAGGAAAGGCCCGGAGGTCGTATTTACGGGTTATGGGAAGAGGAAACAACTGATGGAGATGGACAACCTGCCGTTCCCGGCGTATGGAAAGTTAAAAGGCTTTCCCGGGGCGTATAAGCTGCCGATCTTTAATTATCCGAAGGCCCCCAACACTACGATAGTGTCCAGCCGCGGCTGTCCTTATAAGTGCAGCTACTGCGACAGGACTGTATTTCAACAGTCTTTCAGATATAACTCTGCAGATTATATGTTCAGCCTGGTCAAATATCTTAACAAGGATTATGGTGTGAGGCACATAAACTTTTACGATGACCTGTTTACATTCCACCGCAAGAGGGTTGAAGAATTCTGCAATCTCATGACCAGGGGAGGGCTGGGAGTCACATTTAATTGCGCAGCGAGGGCCGAGCATGTTGATCTTGACCTTCTGCAATTGATGAAAAAGGCCGGTTGCTGGATGATCAGTCTTGGCATCGAAACAGGCGACCCCGAACTGCTGAAGCAGCACAGATCAAACTCTAATCTCGACATGATTCGGGAGAAGGTGGCGCTGATCAGAAAGGCCGGCATCCGCACAAAAGGGCTCTTTATGATGGGACTCCCGGGTGAGACCGAAGAGAGCATCAATAAGAGCATCCATTATGCCCTCAGTCTTCCGCTAAACGATATGAACCTCGCTAAATTCACCCCTTTCCCAGGCTCACCCCTTTATAAAGACATCCGAAGCTATGGCAGTTTTGAAGAAAACTGGGAGATGATGAATTGTGCCAATTTTGTTTTTATCCCGACAGGTTTTACAGAAGACCGGCTCGAAGAAAGATACAGGGAGTTTTACAGGAGGCACTTTGAACGTACTCACATCCTCTTAGATTATGTGACGATGCTATGGCGTTCCCCGGAAAGCTGGATGCGTTTCATGTGGAACTTGAAAGACTTTCTGAAGATAAAGAATTCTTATAAGGGAGAAAAAAGACATGCCGGCAAGGTTGAGTGA
- a CDS encoding AMP-binding protein has translation MNVCEILAKSAEMWPEKTAVIDRYGAVTYSSMYREMESMSRKLRELGVEPGHGIGIMARNGREFIITAFASLQTGAVILPIHYQIRRSELNELLETCSIHAVIDDMSGIKPVDGPSSDLQIEGADPLRFTRTDTGCSAGPCERKPITETFEDAAFVRFTSGTTGRSKGVVVSHRGIIERTAAANRGFALSHEDVVLCVLPMAFHFLVSTVLYLEAGATIIICPDLLAHSIINQANQHSATFLYGSPMHYRLLTSDASDLGFRTIRQAVSTSSSLPSDISLNFYDKYGVPVNQAYGIIECGIPLMNLKNPLEKPASVGRPLPGYEVSILDDRLQEVQNGAVGQLAFRGPGLFSGYLKPPGHARNILREGWFLSGDQALKDDDGDVTIAGRTKSMINVAGNKVFPEEVEAVVNRHPDVQVSRAYSSPHLYLGEVVHVDIVVKDPSAEIDTEGLVRFCREHLTSYKVPQSITVVREINETLSGKISRAGV, from the coding sequence ATGAATGTATGTGAGATACTCGCGAAGTCAGCAGAGATGTGGCCTGAAAAGACAGCGGTGATTGACAGGTATGGCGCTGTTACCTATAGCTCCATGTACAGAGAAATGGAGTCCATGAGTAGAAAGCTAAGAGAGTTGGGTGTGGAACCGGGGCATGGGATTGGAATTATGGCAAGGAACGGTCGTGAATTCATTATTACAGCATTCGCCAGCCTCCAAACCGGGGCCGTCATCCTCCCCATACATTATCAGATAAGGCGTAGTGAACTAAACGAACTCCTTGAGACATGCAGTATCCACGCGGTCATAGACGATATGAGCGGGATAAAACCTGTTGACGGTCCCTCTTCAGACCTGCAAATCGAGGGAGCCGATCCCCTCAGATTTACCCGAACAGATACAGGCTGTTCAGCAGGCCCTTGTGAAAGGAAACCTATAACTGAAACTTTTGAAGATGCGGCCTTTGTCCGTTTCACCTCGGGTACAACCGGGAGGTCCAAGGGAGTTGTAGTCTCTCATCGAGGTATTATAGAGAGGACTGCAGCAGCCAACAGGGGGTTTGCGTTGTCTCATGAGGACGTTGTCCTGTGTGTGCTTCCTATGGCCTTCCACTTCCTGGTCTCAACGGTACTGTATCTCGAGGCAGGGGCGACCATAATCATCTGTCCAGACCTCCTGGCGCATTCTATAATCAACCAGGCAAACCAGCATTCAGCTACCTTCCTTTATGGCTCGCCAATGCATTACAGACTTCTCACTTCTGACGCATCAGACCTCGGATTCAGGACCATCAGGCAGGCAGTATCTACATCTTCCTCCCTGCCTTCTGATATCTCCCTGAATTTCTATGACAAGTATGGTGTTCCAGTCAACCAGGCATATGGAATCATTGAGTGCGGCATCCCTCTGATGAACCTTAAAAATCCTTTAGAGAAACCCGCTTCCGTTGGTCGTCCACTACCGGGTTACGAGGTTTCCATACTGGACGATAGACTTCAGGAAGTGCAGAATGGGGCGGTGGGTCAACTTGCCTTCAGGGGACCGGGGTTGTTTTCAGGTTACCTCAAACCTCCTGGACACGCAAGGAACATCCTCAGAGAAGGGTGGTTTTTGAGCGGGGACCAGGCATTAAAGGACGATGACGGGGACGTAACCATTGCAGGCCGAACCAAATCCATGATCAATGTGGCAGGGAACAAGGTTTTCCCGGAGGAGGTGGAGGCGGTTGTAAACCGCCACCCTGATGTTCAAGTATCCAGGGCCTATAGTAGTCCGCATCTTTATCTGGGTGAGGTGGTGCATGTCGACATCGTTGTAAAAGACCCCTCCGCGGAGATTGACACAGAAGGGCTTGTGAGATTCTGCAGAGAACATTTGACAAGTTACAAAGTGCCGCAATCTATTACAGTCGTAAGGGAGATAAACGAGACATTAAGCGGAAAGATAAGTCGGGCAGGGGTATAA
- a CDS encoding B12-binding domain-containing radical SAM protein, protein MKIALIIPRNGLENEPSFYDLKFVSSFLFSRKYFSYLLAIPTLVSLTPRGHEIRVFDENIEDIDFNWDADLVGISVRTMFAMRAYDIADNFRKRGVKTVLGGIHPSFCPDEALEHSDSVVVGEAEDIWTVLLEDVRNRRLRKIYKAEGYASMKSSSGAVRSPMSQTRYLADIVQTTKGCPFTCEFCSVYAFDGQTIRNRPIDVVIKEIRDIQCPESQSKKRSIFFADDNIIANKKYAVELFKALKPYRLNWSCQASINISKEDDILRLMKDSGCGSILVGLESVSEQNLTRMNKRLNLRYNYLEAIQKIQSYGILVHASFILGSDFDDLSAFDELIYFIKEAKLLMPLINILTPFPGTELHKRMDEEGRILHKDWSKYDARHVVFKPALMSPEELEEGYKRVIREVYSFESIYRNLQYYWGIDFWRHSNEVDPIRLKFRMLFALRLFTLLGYKNRDRTKFIIKILPRLFDQHVRISTVLTLMAYNDFAYSV, encoded by the coding sequence ATGAAGATTGCACTTATTATTCCGAGGAACGGATTGGAAAATGAACCAAGTTTTTACGACTTGAAGTTTGTATCTTCTTTTCTGTTTTCGAGGAAATATTTTTCCTATCTGTTGGCAATACCAACACTTGTATCTCTTACCCCGCGCGGACATGAGATCCGAGTATTTGATGAGAATATCGAAGATATTGACTTTAACTGGGATGCGGATCTGGTAGGGATTAGTGTTCGGACTATGTTCGCGATGAGGGCGTATGACATAGCTGATAATTTCAGGAAAAGGGGTGTGAAGACAGTGCTTGGCGGGATCCATCCATCCTTTTGTCCTGATGAGGCATTGGAACATTCTGACTCAGTTGTGGTTGGGGAGGCTGAGGATATCTGGACGGTACTCCTGGAAGATGTCCGGAACCGTAGACTCAGGAAGATATATAAGGCAGAAGGATATGCCAGTATGAAATCTTCTTCAGGCGCTGTAAGATCTCCGATGTCTCAAACACGTTATCTGGCGGATATCGTGCAAACCACAAAGGGGTGCCCATTCACCTGTGAATTCTGTTCAGTCTATGCCTTTGACGGCCAGACTATCAGAAACAGACCAATTGACGTAGTTATAAAGGAGATTCGGGATATTCAGTGTCCGGAGTCACAATCAAAGAAAAGATCAATCTTCTTTGCTGACGACAATATCATTGCCAATAAGAAATATGCAGTTGAATTATTCAAGGCGCTTAAACCATACAGGCTAAACTGGTCATGCCAGGCATCAATCAATATATCTAAAGAAGACGATATCCTGAGATTAATGAAAGACAGCGGGTGCGGTTCAATCCTGGTTGGTCTGGAGTCGGTATCAGAACAAAATCTTACACGTATGAACAAGAGGCTGAACCTGCGCTACAACTACCTTGAGGCGATTCAGAAGATACAATCCTATGGCATACTCGTTCATGCTTCTTTTATATTGGGTAGCGACTTTGATGATCTATCAGCATTTGATGAACTCATCTATTTTATCAAAGAGGCAAAGCTTCTAATGCCCCTTATCAATATCCTCACTCCATTCCCCGGGACAGAGCTCCACAAGCGAATGGATGAAGAAGGACGAATATTACACAAAGACTGGAGCAAATACGACGCCAGACATGTTGTTTTTAAACCTGCCCTGATGAGCCCGGAAGAGCTGGAAGAAGGTTATAAGAGAGTCATCAGGGAGGTCTACTCATTTGAAAGTATTTACCGCAACCTTCAATATTACTGGGGGATAGATTTCTGGAGGCATTCCAATGAGGTGGATCCTATCAGACTCAAATTCCGTATGCTTTTTGCGTTAAGATTATTTACCCTGCTTGGCTATAAAAATCGTGATAGAACTAAATTCATAATAAAGATATTACCCAGATTGTTTGACCAGCATGTGCGAATATCAACCGTACTTACCTTAATGGCGTACAACGATTTCGCTTATTCGGTTTAG
- a CDS encoding MarC family protein → MFSNFVMTFIPLFVAFDAIGVLPIYMSLTEEMEASARSRILRESIITASVLTILFLLIGKGVFIILGITISDFQIAGGLILLIIAITDIVFSEQRSRRPQLSVGTVPIGTPLIAGPASLTTIIMLSDIFGIPMTLFSLIVNIVIIWLIFSFSGRIISFLGEGGARAASKVVSLFLAAIAVMIIRKGLEGTLKVY, encoded by the coding sequence ATGTTTTCCAATTTCGTTATGACCTTCATCCCATTGTTTGTAGCCTTTGATGCAATAGGTGTACTGCCCATATATATGTCCCTGACCGAAGAAATGGAGGCTTCAGCAAGGAGCAGAATATTGCGTGAATCCATAATTACGGCATCGGTATTAACAATATTATTTTTACTAATTGGTAAGGGTGTCTTCATAATACTTGGAATAACTATCTCAGACTTTCAAATAGCCGGAGGTCTCATACTGTTGATTATTGCCATAACAGACATCGTCTTTTCCGAACAAAGGAGCCGGCGGCCGCAGCTATCTGTCGGCACAGTCCCTATAGGGACACCGCTTATCGCCGGGCCGGCCTCACTCACAACAATTATAATGTTGAGCGACATATTCGGCATACCGATGACGTTGTTTTCACTAATCGTAAATATAGTAATTATATGGCTTATTTTCTCTTTCTCCGGAAGGATCATATCATTTCTCGGCGAGGGAGGCGCAAGGGCGGCATCAAAGGTGGTATCTCTCTTCCTGGCTGCAATTGCCGTAATGATCATACGCAAAGGATTAGAGGGGACACTGAAAGTATATTAA
- a CDS encoding PilZ domain-containing protein, giving the protein MKSRRKNRRLTIMGMGCLKVEGDRKSHEVYIANISKGGVGIYIHKPLKVGIGAYITFTQRDIEGDTTFDEQPATVAWCSRCGSVYAAGLRFPGTR; this is encoded by the coding sequence ATGAAAAGCAGAAGAAAAAACAGACGGCTGACAATCATGGGTATGGGCTGCCTCAAGGTTGAGGGTGACAGAAAGTCACATGAGGTCTATATTGCCAATATCAGTAAAGGCGGAGTTGGTATATATATACACAAACCGCTCAAGGTTGGGATAGGTGCGTATATCACTTTTACTCAGAGAGATATTGAGGGTGATACAACTTTTGATGAACAACCAGCTACGGTTGCCTGGTGCTCCAGGTGCGGCTCAGTTTACGCGGCCGGTCTCAGATTTCCCGGCACCAGGTAA